Proteins co-encoded in one Arachis hypogaea cultivar Tifrunner chromosome 13, arahy.Tifrunner.gnm2.J5K5, whole genome shotgun sequence genomic window:
- the LOC112738369 gene encoding 20 kDa chaperonin, chloroplastic, with the protein MATAQLTASSISSRNVSSFEGLRPSAVQFPSVVRIGTLTQRSFRGLVVKAATVVAPKYTAIRPLGDRVLVKIKEAEEKTDGGILLPSTAQTKPQGGEVVAVGEEKSAGKSKIETSVQIGAQVVYSKYAGTEVEFNGAKHLILKDDDIVGILETDEIKDLKPLNDRVLIQVAQAEDKTAGGLLLTEASKEKPSIGTVIAIGPGPLDEEGNRKPLSVNPGNTVLYSKYAGNDFKGKDGSDYIALRVSDIMAVLS; encoded by the exons ATGGCGACAGCTCAGCTAACAGCATCCTCAATTTCCTCGAGGAACGTGTCGTCGTTCGAAGGGCTTCGACCTTCGGCGGTTCAGTTCCCCTCCGTCGTCAGAATTGGAACCCTCACTCAAAGGTCCTTCCGGGGTTTGGTTGTCAAAGCCGCCACTGTTGTTGCTCCAAAG TACACTGCTATTAGGCCTCTCGGCGACAGAGTACTGGTTAAAATTAAGGAAGCAGAAGAGAAGACCGACGGAGGAATTCTACTTCCTTCAACTGCTCAAACAAAACCACAGGGTGGTGAGGTTGTTGCTGTTGGAGAGGAGAAATCAGCTGGGAAGAGCAAAATAGAAACTAGTGTTCAG ATTGGTGCGCAAGTTGTGTATTCGAAATATGCTGGTACTGAGGTGGAGTTCAATGGTGCAAAGCATCTTATACTGAAGGACGATGACATTGTTGGTATCCTCGAGACCGATGAGATCAAGGATCTTAAACCGTTGAATGATAGAGTCTTAATACAG GTTGCACAAGCAGAGGACAAAACTGCAGGTGGTTTGTTGCTTACCGAAGCAAGCAAGGAGAAACCTTCTATTGGAACG GTAATTGCGATCGGCCCAGGGCCTCTTGATGAGGAAGGTAACAGAAAACCATTGTCTGTTAATCCTGGGAACACAGTCTTGTACTCCAAATATGCTGGGAACGACTTCAAGGGAAAAGATGGTTCGGACTACATTGCATTGAGGGTCTCAGATATCATGGCTGTCCTTTCCTAG